The Spirosoma sp. SC4-14 DNA window GTCGACGGTAGTCTGTGCTTCTTTTATTGTCATACTAATCAGTTGGTTTCTCGTTTCAGTCCCTTTCAAACAGCAAGATGCTATTTGATACAATATAGTCCACGAATATAGCGGCCTCATGGGCAAATGAGCCAACTTTAGTGTGTCAGCGGATGTTATACAGCAAAGCATCCGTCTATGCCGCTCGTTGCCCCCATTTCGATACAGAAAATTACTGGTGATAGCCTGACCGAATCACCCGATTTGCTGGCCGTTGAAGAACCGCTTGAAATCCGGCTCGGATTTGGGCCGATTGATGACCGCCAACAGCGTAGCATTGCCGTAACTATGCGCACGCCCGGCCACGATGAAGAACTGGCAATGGGCTTTCTCTTCACTGAAGGCATTATTCATAAGCCTGCCGATATTATTTCCTGCCGTCATTGCATACAGGATTCAACAAAAGAAGGCAACGTAATTCGGGTCGAACTAAGCCCTGAGGTCGACGTTGACTGGTTGCGGCTGAACCGGAATACATTTACCTCGTCGAGTTGTGGGTTATGTGGCAAAACCACGATCGATGCAGTGATGGCGCTTACGCCAGGTTCGGTTTCTTCGGCTTTTTCAATCGATCCATCCGTTATCCACTCCATTCCCGAACAGGTCCGGGCCGTTCAGCAAGCGTTTGCTCATACAGGAGGGATTCATGCTGCTGGCCTATTCGACACCAATGGTTCACTACTACTCGTCCGGGAAGATATCGGTCGTCATAATGCACTCGACAAACTCATTGGAGCCGCGTTCTGGAAAGGGTGGTTACCACTAGCGCAATACGGTATTTTTCTGAGTGGTCGCATTGGCGTCGAGCTCGTTCAGAAAAGCTGGATGGCGGGCGTTCCACTACTGGCTGCCGTGGGTGCCCCATCGAGTCTGGCTGTTCAGATGGCGCAGGAAGCCACCATTACCCTGGCCGGCTTTGTGCGGGACGGCCGGTTCAACCTCTATACGCAACCCGACCGGGTCAAGCTTTCGATGGTGGCAGAACGTTAGCGACTTGCCTGAAACACTAATCTTACGAAACGGTCAGATAGTGTTTCAGGCAAAACACACAGGTACTGCCTGATGGTATTCTTTTTTCGGTTTGTCGACCTTTCGTGTCGTTTCATGCCTAAAACCCTTTCGTTCTTCTATGTCAGTACTGAATTTCGGGTCAGTAAACAACTGCCTCGATAACGAACAAATACTACTGACATCTCGTGAAGAAAGCTAAAAAGATCCTGAAACGCATCGGTCTGGGATTAGGCACAGGCCTCCTGCTGATTGGTGGTTTCTGCGCATACGTTGCCCTTACGCCACCCCGCTCTTACGATCCACCCGTTACGCCCGACATCCATGTCGACATCACCGAAGCTCGCATCCAACGTGGCGAAGCCATTGCCCATCTGCAATGCCTAACCTGCCATGCCGACAACCATAACCGTTTGACCGGAAAGCGGCTGGACGATATACCTGCCATGTTCGGCAAGGTCTATTCGCGCAACATCACGCAGGATAAAGAAAAGGGCATTGGCAACTGGACCGACGGGCAGCTCATCTACTTTCTGCGTACGGGTCTGCGTCCCGATGGCACAACTGTCTTTATGCCGCAATATGGCTTGATGGCCGATGAGGACATAAAATCGGTGATTGCCTGGCTGCGGTCGGATCGTTTTCCGGTTCAGCCGTCTCAAACGGAAGCTCCTCCATCGGAGTATAGTTTCGTAGCCAAAATGCTATCCTGGACCATTATGAAACCCGGTACTTATCCCGAACAACCCATCCCATTGCCCGATAGCACCAATACCGTAGCGATGGGTCGTTATCTTTCAACGGCAGTTGCCGACTGTTACGGCTGCCACTCAGCCGATTATCTGGATCTGGACGGTAAGAATCCCGAACGAACAAAAGGCTATTTTGGCGGAGGCAGTAAGTTTGCCGACGAGTCGGGCAAACCGATTTTATCGGCCAATATTACGTTCGATGAAACCACCGGGATTGGCAAAAAATACACGAAAGAGCAATTTATCCGCACGATCAAAACCGGTGTCCGGCCCGATGGCAGCGTACTACACTACCCGATGATGCCCCGGCCATCGATGACCGATGCTGAAGTGGCGGCCATTTACGAATACCTAAAAACGGTACCCCGGCTTAACAACAACATCGCCCAGAAGCAGACCGATAGTGAACTGGCCGAAAAGTGATATTGCCGTAAGGCCACACGACGCCCCAGGTTTTGTGCTTTCGGATGTCGTGTGGCTATGCTTCGCCCGGAACAATCAGTGTCAACGCACCGGGTTGAATATCGGCTTTTAGTTTCATTACCTGCCCTTCATATTCACCGTCGATCTGAAAAAAGGCTCGGCGATGGGTTTCGATGGTAACTGACGTAGCGGGCAAAATTTCGATCTTTTTAGGGTCAAATGGTTTATAGAGCCAGAACAATTTCAGAATTTCCCAGAACGACAGACGCCGAAAGATTACGACTTCAAACTGTCCGTCAAATGGGTCGCCATCGGGGTTGATCACGGCGCCAGTGCCATACATCCGTGCATTGGCCAGCACAATCATAAAGGCAGCTCTTGGTATGCAGTCTTCTCCCCTGTTTATGTCAACCCGCAGCAATCGCCGTTTCTGCAATACGTTAATTACGCCCCGCAGATAGCCGAGTTTACCACGCAGATTATTTTGCTGATAATGCCGGACTAACTGGGCATTCAGGCCAATATCTGCCAGATGCAGGCAGATTTTATCGTTTACCGAAATAAGATCAGTTGACTTGAGTACCCCATTCGTCAGCACGTTCAGACTACCTTCTACGTCGGGCGGAATGCCTAACTCGCGGGCCATGCCATTGGCCGATCCAGCGGGCAGCACGCCCAGCGGCAAACCGGTTCCTAACAACTGCTCTGCCACAAATTTTATGGTACCATCGCCCCCAACCGCCACAACCCGGTCGGGTTTTAGTTCGTTCAGCTTTCGGGGGAATGTTATTTTATCGGTTTTGCCGTCGAGGTAGAATAACTCGGCCCTGTGTGGTGAATTAGCGAAATGGTTCTGTATTCCGGTTTCCCAGTCGGTTTTGGCCTTTCCGCCCGAAACCGGATTTATCGCAAATAAAAAGATCAACTTCTGAACGAATTATAGGTTATAGATAGCGAATAAGGCCGAACGTTATAATAATTGAGCAACCATCCATGAACAGTGAACAACACTTAAGCCTGAAAGGGAAGCTGACGAACTATGTATTAAAACAACTTCGACTTACCAATCAGCCGCTTGTGAAGGTATACCGTGGCTTTGGCAACGATCAGCGAATAACAGTCCACGGCCATGCTTTCCGCCGGAGTGCACTCCCCCGTAAGAACTACCGGAACAAGCCTTTGGTTAACCTTTTGGCCGTTATTCGGTTGTTTTTAGCCATTCCTTACCCAAAGGTCACAATCAGGGTTCTCTTTAACGAACTGGTTATGGAGACCCAGACCGATGCCGATGGGTATTTTCGGGTCGACCTGCCATTGCCAAAGCCACTGTCACCCGGCTGGCACCCTGTTAAAGCGGAGCTGATTTCGCAAACCCTCATGCCCGAAAAAATACTGGCAGAAGGCGAAGGACTCGTACTGATTCCGAATACCACGCCATTCATCTGCGTTTCCGACATCGATGATACCTTCTTAGTTTCTCATTCGGCCACAATAACCAAACGATTGCGGGTTCTGTTGACCCAAAATGCTCATAGCCGCGATCCGTTTGAAGGCGTAGTTGCCCATTATCGGCTACTGGCCGAAGCTGTTAGTGGGCCAGGAGCAACCAATCCATTTTTCTACGTATCGAGTAGTGAGTGGAATCTGTATGATTACATTCTGGAATTTTCCCGAAAAAATGGTCTACCCGATGGCATTTATCTTCTGAGCCAGCTCAAGCAATTGTCGCAGGTCCTACAAACCGGCAAAACCAAACACCTAACCAAATTTGAACGGATTGTACGGATCATGGAAACCTACTCCGATCAGCAATTTATTCTACTGGGCGACGATTCGCAGCAGGACCCACCCATCTATGAGTCGATTGTGAGGCATTTTCGGCAGCAGGTTCGTTGTGTGTATATCCGGCGCATTCGTCCTAAAAAGCAGCACCAAACCCAGTCCCTGGTCGAAGCCATTGAAGCAATGGGCGTGTCGTGCTGTTATTTTGCCAATAGTGCGGAAGCCCATCAGCACTCACTCCGAATTGGGCTCGTGGCATCCTGAACTGGCGAAAACTAGCAGGTCGGCAACGCATGCTCATGGCCTGGCGTCGCTATTTTACCGAGTTTTAGCTGTAGTGCTCTGGTTTTTTCGCCACCTGGCAACTACACATTCGATGACGTATTATGACCACCACAACCCATAGCAGGCCAGCATACCGAAAAGAACGTTTCATAAGCAGGATCTTTATCCGAAAAATAGCAAAGCCCACTGATTTCAACGTCCTGTTCAGGCATTCGTAAAAAACTGGGGTTAACTTAATGACAATACGGTCGCTCTAGACTCATTAGGTAGCGCAGTTGTCGGTTTCTTCTCCTGTTTTTTCCGCTTCGTCGTGATTCATTTCTGGCAGCTAGTAAGCTGAAATAGTTTTGATCCATCAATAATCAACTCTATTTTATACTACTTCGATGAAGCCATTTTTATGGGTCGTTATGCTGGTTCTTCCACTGAACATAGCGTATAGTCAGCCACTCACCCAAACCATCAAAGGAAAAATTCAGGATGCTCAGTCGGGTAGCGGTTTGCCCGGAGCTACCGTTCTATTGCTGAATGGAACACCTACAAAAGGAGCCGTATCGAATTCAGATGGCGAGTTCGCACTTACACAGATTCCGGTTGGCCGTCAGACATTAAAGATTACGTATATCGGCTATCGTGAACAGATTGTTCCGAATGTACTGGTCACTTCAGGCAAAGAAGTTGTCCTGACAGTCAGCCTTCAGGAAGAGGTGATTCAGGGGCAGGAAGTCGTCGTAAAAGCCAAACGCGACAACGGCCTGCTCAATAACGAATTCGCTACTCTCAGTGCCCGAACATTCAATGTGGAGCAAACGCGCCGATTTGCCGGTGGTCGTAACGATCCGGCCCGCATGGCCGCCAATTTTGCGGGTGTAGTCAGTAACAACGATGCCCGTAACGACATTGTGATTCGGGGAAATTCGCCACTGGGCTTACTCTGGCGACTCGAAGGTCTCGATATCCCAAACCCCAGCCATTATGGTGGACTAAGTGCCACGGGAGGCCCCGTAACGATTCTGAACAACAACACACTGGCCAAATCGGACTTTCTGACGGGTGCTTTCCCGGCCATGTATGGCAATGCAACCAGTGGCGTTTTCGACCTTCAGCTACGGTCGGGTAATTCGTCGAAACGCGAATATACGGGGCAGATTGGCTTTAATGGCTTCGAACTGGGGGCCGAAGGACCACTGGCTAAAGGGAAAAAAGCTACGTTTCTGATCAACTATCGGTATTCGGTACTGGCGGCTGTTAAAAAACTCGGTCTAAACTTCGGTACGGGCTCGGCCATTCCTTATTATCAGGACATGACCTTTAAACTCGATGTGCCGACCGGCCGCCCCGGCAACCGGTTTACCTTTTTCGGCATTGGCGGCAAAAGCAGTATCGACCTGCTTGCCGATCCGAAAGACACCACCAATTTTTATAACAACGGCACTACCAACGACTATAACGAAACCAGTATGGGCGTGCTCGGAACCGGCTACACGCATTACCTCAACGACCGAACCTATCTGAAGTTTTCGCTAGCCGCGTCGGGAAGTACGTATGCCGTAAAAGACGATACACTAAATACCGAATCGCAGCCGTTTGCCCACTACCGCGATCACTCCAGCCAGGGTCGGCTGACGGGGCTGGTGCAGTTCAATCAGAAACTAAGCGCACGGCATACGCTGGCAGCGGGTGTTTACCTGCACCGATTGGCCTATACCTATGCCGACAGTGTGTTTTATCAGCTACGCGTCTGGAAACCACTTCATGCCGAAACCGGGAGCACGGGTTTAATGCAGACGTATGTTCAGTGGCAGTTTCGCCCTTCTAATCGGTTAACCCTAAATACCGGCTTGCATGGAAGTTTCTTTATGCTTAACCACGCGTGTGCCATTGAGCCTCGTCTGGGTGTGCGTTACGATGTAGCCCCTCGCCAGACCGTGGCCTTCAGTGTGGGTATGCACAGTCAGTTGCAACCGCTTCAGCTATATTTTCAGAAGACGCGCCTGTCGGATACGCAGTTCATCGAAACCAACCGAAATCTATCGTTCACACGTAGTCTGCAAACGGTGGCTGGCTACGAAACAATCCTTGGCGAAGCCATTCGATTCAAAGCCGAAACCTATTACCAATATCTTTATAAGGTGCCGGTCCAACAACAACCATCCACTCAGTCGGCACTTAATTTTGGGGCGGGGTCTAGCTCTTCAGAACTCGACAGCCTGGTCAATTCGGGAGTAGGCCGCAACTACGGTCTGGAGCTAACCCTCGAACGCCAATTCTCCGGCGGCTATTATTTCCTGAGCACGGTGTCGGTCTATGATTCAAAATATCGGGGCAGCGACAACCTATGGCGCAATACCGCTTTCAACGGACATTATGTAGCCAATCTGCTGGCAGGGCGGGAGTTTCGGCTAAGCGAGAAAAACGCCCTTTCGGTCGATACCCGCATCAGTCTGGCCGGTGGCCGTTATTACACCCCAATCAATCTGGCAGCATCTATTCAGAAAGGCGAAGCGGTTTACGACGACACCCAGGCGTTTTCGCAGCGAATGAGCGATTACTTCCGAACTGACATCAAGCTGACCTACCGGCACAATGGCCACCGGATCACGCAGGAATGGTTTGTCGATTTCCAGAATGTAACGAACGCCCGCAACATTTACACGCAGGTGTATGACGCCCGGTCGCAACGGGTTCGGACGCAGTATCAGTTAGGCTTCTACCCCAATTTCAACTGGCGTATTGAGTTTTAGGCAGCTAGTAGGTAGCCGCTTCATGCAGGGAGCGGCTTATTTGTTATTCAGCCCCTCATACCATCACACTCCATTGGAGTGGTTCAGAAGCAGATTTTTCGGTTTCTTCGGCTTAATTGGCCATTTCATCCACAGCTAATTTATTTGCGATCGATAAACGATTAGCTTGCGACCACGTTTTTCGCAAACGTTTTTTTACAAAACCACCGACTAATTTAGCCGAACTGGTCATTTATAGTACTGTCAATGTTTGAAGGGAACCCACTGTCGAATGATCATTTCCGGGCCCAGTTTACGGCCTTAAAAGAACAGATAAGCCCTCATTTTCTGTTCAATAGCTTAAGTGTGCTTTCATCGCTGGTTCGAAAAGACCCCGATCTGTCGGAGCGGTTCATCGATCACCTGGCCCGTGTCTATCGTTATTTGCTCGAACACCGCGACGACGAACACATCACCCTGGCGACTGAACTGGATTTTGCCCGCTCATTTGCCTTTTTGCAGGAGGTCCGATTTGTCCGTAAGTTTCGGGTACAATTTCCCGATCTGTCGGCCATTGCTGCGTATACACTGTTGCCGTTTACCTTACAGTTATTAATCGAAAACGCCATTCGACATAACCGTATGTCGGCCAGCGAACCGCTGGTTATTACAATAGCCGTAGAAAACGACCAGTATCTGCGCGTTTCGAACAACCGACAGCTCCGAACCCAGCCCGACACGCTAACCAGTGGACAAACCAGTAGAAGTCTGGCCAGCATTCGTCAGCGCTATGCTATGCTCACGGGGTTGCCCGTATTGGTCGATGACGCCGACGACAATTTTTTTACGGTACGGATTCCGTTACTTAAAGCCACCCGCTGATCGAAGAACCCATTTGCTCAACCGATTTTTTGCATGAACGAACATACTTCCTCTACTATCCATAAACCGGTAGAATCAGCCTTAGAGAGCCAGCTTGGTATTTTTCGGGCGCTGATCGAGCATAGTTCGGATGTGATTATCATATCGGACGAAAACGGAATTGAGCGGTATATCAGCCCGTCGATTACCAACGTATTAGGCTACCAACCCGAAGAACTTCTCTCGCAAAGTCAATACTTGCTGCATCACCCCGACGACCGCGACCGGGTGCGCGACATTTTTTTCGGGTTTGTAAAAAGCCAGAGCAAGACACCGATTTCGTTTACATGGCGGTTTCTGCATAAAGATGGAAGCTGGCGCTGGATTGAAGCAACGGCGTCCAATCAACTGGATAATCCACTGATTCAGGGCATCATTCTCAACTTCCGGGACATATCGGAACGAAAAGCGCTCGAAGCCCGCATCGAACGTGATAGCATTCGATTCCGGGCTATTATGGATGCTATTCAGGATCAGATCCAGATTTTCGATGCCAATGGCAAGCTTTTGTTCGCCAACAAAATTCCCGACTATCTGGGTAATTCTCCTGAGCAAATCAACGAACGCGATGGGCTACTGTGGTTTGTTCATGAAGATGACCGTGAACGGGTCATTCTGGAATTTACGCAGCTCCTTACGGGCGAGGCAACCGAAGTACTGACCCAATACCGGGTTAGCAATCCACTCGGTGCTCCGCGTTATGTGGAAACCTTTGCATCGAATCAGCTAGCTAACGAAGCCATTGGCGGCATTCTGGCCAATGTGCGGGACATTACCGAACGCAAAGAATTTGAAGAAGCCCTTCGGCTGGCTAAAGAAAAAGCCGAAGCTGATGCGCTCGAAATTGAACGCAGCAATCTGGAAATCCGGCTCAGGAACCGCGATTTAAAGAAACTGAACGACGAAAAGAACGAACTGCTACAGATTGTATCACACGATCTAAAAAACCCGCTCTATAACCTCCAGCACGAGGTAAAGGGCATTCTGACATCACCAGCCGAAGCTATCTTACACGCACAGCGTGCCCTGGCATGTGCCGATAAAATGTTGACGCTCATTAACAACTTCCTGAGTATTCACACAATCGAATCGGGACGAATGATGCTACAGATAGAACCCGTCGACCTACAAGCACATCTTAAGCAGGTATTGGCGAGTTATCAGGAACCGTTGAAAGCCAAACAGCTTTCGCTCCAGTTGAACCTTCCTCAAACACCGGCCGTTGTGCTGGCCGATGCAGCCGCACTTACGCATGTGCTCGACAACCTGATTTCCAATGCCCTGAAATACTCGCCACGCGGAGGACAGGTTTACTTACAAATCACAACCACGCCTGGCGCCATAACGCTTCGCGTGCAGGATTCGGGCGCAGGCGTACCGCTGGACGAAGTAGAACGGCTTTTTCAGAAATTCACGAAATTATCGACCAAACCAACCGAAGGCGAAAGCTCCAATGGACTCGGACTAGCCATTGCCCGCAAGCTGATTAAACTTCAACAAGGCGACATCTGGTATGAACACCATCCGGGCAAAGGAGCCACATTTGTTATCGAACTACCAACGCCTAATCACTCAATTGTATGAACGTACTGATCATTGAAGACGAAGATTTTACGGCCGACCGGCTCGAAGAACTGGTTCACCAATACGATGCCAGTATTACGATACTTGCCAAACTGCCGTCAGTACGCGATACGGTGCAATGGCTCCGTGAGAATTTATCGACGAACCGACCGCAACCCGATCTGATTTTTATGGACATCCACCTCGAAGATGATCTGTGTTTCCGCATCTTCGAGCAGGTTCACCTGCCCGTTCCGGTTATTTTTACTACGGCTTTCGATGAGTACATGATCAAAGCCTTTCGGGTCAACAGCATCGATTACCTGTTAAAACCCGTCAATTATGAGAGTCTTGTAGCTGCCATGCAAAAATACCAGTCGTTGAAACGGCAATTTTCGCAGACCGATCTGGATACGCTGAAAGAAGCGATGGGCATTCGCAGGGCGGACTATAAAACCCGGTTTCTGATCAACGTAGGAACCCGGCTACGCACCATCGAAACGATCGACATTGCGTACTTCTACAGCGAAGAAAAAATTACGTTTCTGGTCACCAAAGACAACCAGCGGCTTCCTATCGACTACAGTCTCGACAAACTGGCCCCCATGCTGAACCCTGTCGATTTTTTCCGGGCGAATCGACAGTTTCTGCTGTCGCTGCCCGCCATCAAAAACATCCATACTTACTCCAACAGTAAACTTAAACTGGAACTAACACCCGATCCCAAAACAGAGGTGTTCATCAGCAAAGAGAAAGTTTCTTCGTTTAAGGACTGGTTGGATACCTGATTCCCGAAGCGGTATTCACGGTTCAGCATCGTATTCGGTCAGTTCCTCGGTCAACTGGCCGCTTGAGCAATAAATCCGGGCAAACACCTGGCTAATGGGGAGTTTGCAACTGACCGGACGGACGGTCCCAAAACGCACCATTCAGCCATCACGGCTGATGCCGACTTAAACTCCAATAATCATGAAAAGAATTTACTAGACCGCATGGCTGTCGAAGAAATCATGGTTCATGCACAACAGTTGAACCCTACAAGCAAAGCCCAGCGGGGCTTAATGAACAACATCCAAATGCATTATCACTCCAGGCTGGCCAACCGTCAGATTCTGGATGACGATATGGAACATGAATTACCTGTAGAAAAATCTGGCACAGTAACAAAGACCCGTACCCATCGCTCATATTAAAATAACCTTACCTTTCCAGGCCTTCAAGTCTACCTTTTAATAGGTTTATAAAATTTCCCTGCGTTACTTCTTGATTATTAGTTAGTCTTAAGTTTATCGTTTCCCGACCAGCCCTGTTATTCAATGGTTTTCAAGCCGTTTCTGAGCAATGCTCCCGGCGTCTGAAAAACAGAAGTAACAGAGAGAAAGCCTTTAAACTGAAGGCATCAATTAGGTGGGCCGATACTGATTTTTTAGCGTATCCATTCACTATGTATTCTAGTTTGTATTCTTCGGAATCCACTATGGAAGTCGAGAAACCACTTTATTATATTAGTATCGACGAATTGGAAATTGTCTTAAAAACATTGCCCGCCAATCCAGAGAATCGACTACAGTTTATATCGCTGCCCATTGCGCTCCTGAGCGAAAATGGACAGCTACAGAAATATGTGCTTGAATTTGACTGGAACAGTTCCTGCAACGACTGGGAGATGCGCCAGGGGCAACCCATAGTCATTACCGTTAGCAACCGCCTGGTAGGTATCTGATATGGTTAACTTGACAATTTATTTCGTTGCTATATAGAAGAAGTCGAGGCTGCCTGCCGGATCATTACTGACCAGATAGTCAGTATAATTTATTTCGGAAGCAATTCCATCAGCCTTCAACAGCCGATTCCGGTTCAGCCGATTCATCAGATCATAAGGCACTTGCAGCAACCGGCGGGGCAGTTTATACTGAAGATTGAAAATATCGAAGCGTGTCAGCTTTTTCACCGACTCTTTGTTTTGCTCATAATAGGTCATCACCTTGCCATTACCGTGAATTCCTTTCGCATCAATCGTTGAGAAATAACGACCGATCAGGTTTTTCAGCCCATCAGCATAGTATTCACGCACATGCCACGGGTTTCGGGTCAGCGAAAACGTTTTATTGACCGTTGTCAACAACAGCTTACCGCCAGGCTTCAAGACCCGATGAGCCTCCCGAATAAACAGATCGTCGTTTTCGATATGTTCAATTACCTGAAACGTTACAATAAAATCGAACGTATTGTCGGCAATAGGTTTACCGTTTGGCCCGGTAAGGGGCGGAATATTGGCAGCAATAAACGTTGATTTCGGATATTCGGCGCTGAGTGCAGCAATCAGTTCGGCATTTTTATCGATGCCTGTATAGTGATCGGCCGCCTGCGTGAGCAATTCCAGACCCCGCCCCC harbors:
- the fdhD gene encoding formate dehydrogenase accessory sulfurtransferase FdhD, which codes for MPLVAPISIQKITGDSLTESPDLLAVEEPLEIRLGFGPIDDRQQRSIAVTMRTPGHDEELAMGFLFTEGIIHKPADIISCRHCIQDSTKEGNVIRVELSPEVDVDWLRLNRNTFTSSSCGLCGKTTIDAVMALTPGSVSSAFSIDPSVIHSIPEQVRAVQQAFAHTGGIHAAGLFDTNGSLLLVREDIGRHNALDKLIGAAFWKGWLPLAQYGIFLSGRIGVELVQKSWMAGVPLLAAVGAPSSLAVQMAQEATITLAGFVRDGRFNLYTQPDRVKLSMVAER
- a CDS encoding c-type cytochrome; its protein translation is MKKAKKILKRIGLGLGTGLLLIGGFCAYVALTPPRSYDPPVTPDIHVDITEARIQRGEAIAHLQCLTCHADNHNRLTGKRLDDIPAMFGKVYSRNITQDKEKGIGNWTDGQLIYFLRTGLRPDGTTVFMPQYGLMADEDIKSVIAWLRSDRFPVQPSQTEAPPSEYSFVAKMLSWTIMKPGTYPEQPIPLPDSTNTVAMGRYLSTAVADCYGCHSADYLDLDGKNPERTKGYFGGGSKFADESGKPILSANITFDETTGIGKKYTKEQFIRTIKTGVRPDGSVLHYPMMPRPSMTDAEVAAIYEYLKTVPRLNNNIAQKQTDSELAEK
- a CDS encoding diacylglycerol kinase family protein, with product MIFLFAINPVSGGKAKTDWETGIQNHFANSPHRAELFYLDGKTDKITFPRKLNELKPDRVVAVGGDGTIKFVAEQLLGTGLPLGVLPAGSANGMARELGIPPDVEGSLNVLTNGVLKSTDLISVNDKICLHLADIGLNAQLVRHYQQNNLRGKLGYLRGVINVLQKRRLLRVDINRGEDCIPRAAFMIVLANARMYGTGAVINPDGDPFDGQFEVVIFRRLSFWEILKLFWLYKPFDPKKIEILPATSVTIETHRRAFFQIDGEYEGQVMKLKADIQPGALTLIVPGEA
- a CDS encoding phosphatase domain-containing protein, with the protein product MNSEQHLSLKGKLTNYVLKQLRLTNQPLVKVYRGFGNDQRITVHGHAFRRSALPRKNYRNKPLVNLLAVIRLFLAIPYPKVTIRVLFNELVMETQTDADGYFRVDLPLPKPLSPGWHPVKAELISQTLMPEKILAEGEGLVLIPNTTPFICVSDIDDTFLVSHSATITKRLRVLLTQNAHSRDPFEGVVAHYRLLAEAVSGPGATNPFFYVSSSEWNLYDYILEFSRKNGLPDGIYLLSQLKQLSQVLQTGKTKHLTKFERIVRIMETYSDQQFILLGDDSQQDPPIYESIVRHFRQQVRCVYIRRIRPKKQHQTQSLVEAIEAMGVSCCYFANSAEAHQHSLRIGLVAS
- a CDS encoding TonB-dependent receptor, giving the protein MKPFLWVVMLVLPLNIAYSQPLTQTIKGKIQDAQSGSGLPGATVLLLNGTPTKGAVSNSDGEFALTQIPVGRQTLKITYIGYREQIVPNVLVTSGKEVVLTVSLQEEVIQGQEVVVKAKRDNGLLNNEFATLSARTFNVEQTRRFAGGRNDPARMAANFAGVVSNNDARNDIVIRGNSPLGLLWRLEGLDIPNPSHYGGLSATGGPVTILNNNTLAKSDFLTGAFPAMYGNATSGVFDLQLRSGNSSKREYTGQIGFNGFELGAEGPLAKGKKATFLINYRYSVLAAVKKLGLNFGTGSAIPYYQDMTFKLDVPTGRPGNRFTFFGIGGKSSIDLLADPKDTTNFYNNGTTNDYNETSMGVLGTGYTHYLNDRTYLKFSLAASGSTYAVKDDTLNTESQPFAHYRDHSSQGRLTGLVQFNQKLSARHTLAAGVYLHRLAYTYADSVFYQLRVWKPLHAETGSTGLMQTYVQWQFRPSNRLTLNTGLHGSFFMLNHACAIEPRLGVRYDVAPRQTVAFSVGMHSQLQPLQLYFQKTRLSDTQFIETNRNLSFTRSLQTVAGYETILGEAIRFKAETYYQYLYKVPVQQQPSTQSALNFGAGSSSSELDSLVNSGVGRNYGLELTLERQFSGGYYFLSTVSVYDSKYRGSDNLWRNTAFNGHYVANLLAGREFRLSEKNALSVDTRISLAGGRYYTPINLAASIQKGEAVYDDTQAFSQRMSDYFRTDIKLTYRHNGHRITQEWFVDFQNVTNARNIYTQVYDARSQRVRTQYQLGFYPNFNWRIEF
- a CDS encoding histidine kinase, producing MFEGNPLSNDHFRAQFTALKEQISPHFLFNSLSVLSSLVRKDPDLSERFIDHLARVYRYLLEHRDDEHITLATELDFARSFAFLQEVRFVRKFRVQFPDLSAIAAYTLLPFTLQLLIENAIRHNRMSASEPLVITIAVENDQYLRVSNNRQLRTQPDTLTSGQTSRSLASIRQRYAMLTGLPVLVDDADDNFFTVRIPLLKATR
- a CDS encoding PAS domain-containing sensor histidine kinase — protein: MNEHTSSTIHKPVESALESQLGIFRALIEHSSDVIIISDENGIERYISPSITNVLGYQPEELLSQSQYLLHHPDDRDRVRDIFFGFVKSQSKTPISFTWRFLHKDGSWRWIEATASNQLDNPLIQGIILNFRDISERKALEARIERDSIRFRAIMDAIQDQIQIFDANGKLLFANKIPDYLGNSPEQINERDGLLWFVHEDDRERVILEFTQLLTGEATEVLTQYRVSNPLGAPRYVETFASNQLANEAIGGILANVRDITERKEFEEALRLAKEKAEADALEIERSNLEIRLRNRDLKKLNDEKNELLQIVSHDLKNPLYNLQHEVKGILTSPAEAILHAQRALACADKMLTLINNFLSIHTIESGRMMLQIEPVDLQAHLKQVLASYQEPLKAKQLSLQLNLPQTPAVVLADAAALTHVLDNLISNALKYSPRGGQVYLQITTTPGAITLRVQDSGAGVPLDEVERLFQKFTKLSTKPTEGESSNGLGLAIARKLIKLQQGDIWYEHHPGKGATFVIELPTPNHSIV
- a CDS encoding LytTR family DNA-binding domain-containing protein, with the translated sequence MNVLIIEDEDFTADRLEELVHQYDASITILAKLPSVRDTVQWLRENLSTNRPQPDLIFMDIHLEDDLCFRIFEQVHLPVPVIFTTAFDEYMIKAFRVNSIDYLLKPVNYESLVAAMQKYQSLKRQFSQTDLDTLKEAMGIRRADYKTRFLINVGTRLRTIETIDIAYFYSEEKITFLVTKDNQRLPIDYSLDKLAPMLNPVDFFRANRQFLLSLPAIKNIHTYSNSKLKLELTPDPKTEVFISKEKVSSFKDWLDT
- a CDS encoding class I SAM-dependent methyltransferase; protein product: MYKTTEITSAEIASDNPVHQRLLFPYVEAANSVSGNVLEIGCGWGRGLELLTQAADHYTGIDKNAELIAALSAEYPKSTFIAANIPPLTGPNGKPIADNTFDFIVTFQVIEHIENDDLFIREAHRVLKPGGKLLLTTVNKTFSLTRNPWHVREYYADGLKNLIGRYFSTIDAKGIHGNGKVMTYYEQNKESVKKLTRFDIFNLQYKLPRRLLQVPYDLMNRLNRNRLLKADGIASEINYTDYLVSNDPAGSLDFFYIATK